Proteins from a genomic interval of Equus quagga isolate Etosha38 chromosome 13, UCLA_HA_Equagga_1.0, whole genome shotgun sequence:
- the MEIS3 gene encoding homeobox protein Meis3 isoform X6 produces the protein MARRYDELPHYPGIVDGTAALAGFSEAVPTAPRAPGPYGPHRPPQPPPLGLDSDGLKREKDEIYGHPLFPLLALVFEKCELATCSPRDVAGAGLGTPPGGDVCSSDSFNEDIAAFAKQVRSERPLFSSNPELDNLMIQAIQVLRFHLLELEKGKMPIDLVIEDRDGGCREDLEDYPASCPSLPDQTNTWIRDHEDSGSVHLGTPGPSSGGLASQSGDNSSDQGDGLDTSVASPSSGGEDEELDQERRRNKKRGIFPKVATNIMRAWLFQHLSHPYPSEEQKKQLAQDTGLTILQVNNWFINARRRIVQPMIDQSNRTGQGAAFSPEGQPVGGYTETQPHMTVRPPGSMGMSLNLEGEWHYL, from the exons TACGATGAGCTGCCTCACTACCCAGGCATCGTGGATGgcactgcagccctggctggcTTCTCGGAGGCAGTGCCCACAGCACCGAGAGCCCCGGGGCCCTACGGCCCCCACCGGcctcctcagccccctcccctgggcttGGACAGTGATGGcctgaagagagagaaggacGAGATCTATGG ACACCCGCTCTTCCCCCTGCTGGCCCTGGTCTTTGAGAAATGTGAACTGGCCACGTGCTCACCTCGTGACGTggccggggctgggctgggcacgCCCCCGGGCGGCGACGTCTGCTCCTCCGACTCCTTCAATGAGGACATTGCCGCTTTTGCCAAGCAG gtCCGCTCCGAGAGGCCCCTCTTCTCCTCCAACCCGGAGCTGGACAATCTG atgatccAGGCCATCCAGGTGCTCCGGTTCCACctgctggagctggagaag GGAAAGATGCCCATCGACCTGGTCATCGAGGATCGGGACGGCGGCTGCAGGGAGGACCTCGAGGACTACCcggcctcctgccccagcctcccgGATCAG ACTAACACATGGATTAGAGACCATGAGGACAGTGGGTCTGTACATTTGGGGACCCCGGGTCCATCCAGTGGTGGCCTGGCCTCCCAGAGTGGGGACAACTCTAGTGACCAAG GAGACGGACTGGACACAAGCGTGGCCTCTCCCAGTTCTGGGGGAGAGGACGAGGAGCTGGACCAGGAGCGGCGTCGGAACAAGAAGCGGGGCATCTTCCCCAAGGTGGCCACCAACATCATGAGAGCCTGGCTGTTCCAGCACCTCTCG CACCCGTACCCCTCGGAGGAGCAGAAGAAACAGCTGGCGCAGGACACGGGGCTCACGATTCTGCAAGTCAACAACTG GTTCATTAACGCCCGGAGACGCATCGTGCAACCCATGATCGATCAATCCAACCGCACAG GGCAGGGTGCAGCCTTCAGCCCAGAGGGCCAGCCCGTAGGGGGCTACACGGAGACTCAGCCACACATGACTGTGAGGCCGCCAG GGTCAATGGGGATGAGTTTGAACTTAGAAGGAGAGTGGCATTATCTATAG
- the MEIS3 gene encoding homeobox protein Meis3 isoform X2 has translation MARRYDELPHYPGIVDGTAALAGFSEAVPTAPRAPGPYGPHRPPQPPPLGLDSDGLKREKDEIYGHPLFPLLALVFEKCELATCSPRDVAGAGLGTPPGGDVCSSDSFNEDIAAFAKQVRSERPLFSSNPELDNLMIQAIQVLRFHLLELEKGKMPIDLVIEDRDGGCREDLEDYPASCPSLPDQTNTWIRDHEDSGSVHLGTPGPSSGGLASQSGDNSSDQGDGLDTSVASPSSGGEDEELDQERRRNKKRGIFPKVATNIMRAWLFQHLSMTGQALGIGWRPGRQGDSRWWSQHPYPSEEQKKQLAQDTGLTILQVNNWFINARRRIVQPMIDQSNRTGQGAAFSPEGQPVGGYTETQPHMTVRPPGSMGMSLNLEGEWHYL, from the exons TACGATGAGCTGCCTCACTACCCAGGCATCGTGGATGgcactgcagccctggctggcTTCTCGGAGGCAGTGCCCACAGCACCGAGAGCCCCGGGGCCCTACGGCCCCCACCGGcctcctcagccccctcccctgggcttGGACAGTGATGGcctgaagagagagaaggacGAGATCTATGG ACACCCGCTCTTCCCCCTGCTGGCCCTGGTCTTTGAGAAATGTGAACTGGCCACGTGCTCACCTCGTGACGTggccggggctgggctgggcacgCCCCCGGGCGGCGACGTCTGCTCCTCCGACTCCTTCAATGAGGACATTGCCGCTTTTGCCAAGCAG gtCCGCTCCGAGAGGCCCCTCTTCTCCTCCAACCCGGAGCTGGACAATCTG atgatccAGGCCATCCAGGTGCTCCGGTTCCACctgctggagctggagaag GGAAAGATGCCCATCGACCTGGTCATCGAGGATCGGGACGGCGGCTGCAGGGAGGACCTCGAGGACTACCcggcctcctgccccagcctcccgGATCAG ACTAACACATGGATTAGAGACCATGAGGACAGTGGGTCTGTACATTTGGGGACCCCGGGTCCATCCAGTGGTGGCCTGGCCTCCCAGAGTGGGGACAACTCTAGTGACCAAG GAGACGGACTGGACACAAGCGTGGCCTCTCCCAGTTCTGGGGGAGAGGACGAGGAGCTGGACCAGGAGCGGCGTCGGAACAAGAAGCGGGGCATCTTCCCCAAGGTGGCCACCAACATCATGAGAGCCTGGCTGTTCCAGCACCTCTCG ATGACAGGCCAGGCCTTGGGGATCGGATGGCGGCCCGGCAGGCAGGGTGACTCTCGCTGGTGGTCACAGCACCCGTACCCCTCGGAGGAGCAGAAGAAACAGCTGGCGCAGGACACGGGGCTCACGATTCTGCAAGTCAACAACTG GTTCATTAACGCCCGGAGACGCATCGTGCAACCCATGATCGATCAATCCAACCGCACAG GGCAGGGTGCAGCCTTCAGCCCAGAGGGCCAGCCCGTAGGGGGCTACACGGAGACTCAGCCACACATGACTGTGAGGCCGCCAG GGTCAATGGGGATGAGTTTGAACTTAGAAGGAGAGTGGCATTATCTATAG
- the MEIS3 gene encoding homeobox protein Meis3 isoform X1 — protein sequence MARRYDELPHYPGIVDGTAALAGFSEAVPTAPRAPGPYGPHRPPQPPPLGLDSDGLKREKDEIYGHPLFPLLALVFEKCELATCSPRDVAGAGLGTPPGGDVCSSDSFNEDIAAFAKQVRSERPLFSSNPELDNLMIQAIQVLRFHLLELEKVHDLCDNFCHRYITCLKGKMPIDLVIEDRDGGCREDLEDYPASCPSLPDQTNTWIRDHEDSGSVHLGTPGPSSGGLASQSGDNSSDQGDGLDTSVASPSSGGEDEELDQERRRNKKRGIFPKVATNIMRAWLFQHLSMTGQALGIGWRPGRQGDSRWWSQHPYPSEEQKKQLAQDTGLTILQVNNWFINARRRIVQPMIDQSNRTGQGAAFSPEGQPVGGYTETQPHMTVRPPGSMGMSLNLEGEWHYL from the exons TACGATGAGCTGCCTCACTACCCAGGCATCGTGGATGgcactgcagccctggctggcTTCTCGGAGGCAGTGCCCACAGCACCGAGAGCCCCGGGGCCCTACGGCCCCCACCGGcctcctcagccccctcccctgggcttGGACAGTGATGGcctgaagagagagaaggacGAGATCTATGG ACACCCGCTCTTCCCCCTGCTGGCCCTGGTCTTTGAGAAATGTGAACTGGCCACGTGCTCACCTCGTGACGTggccggggctgggctgggcacgCCCCCGGGCGGCGACGTCTGCTCCTCCGACTCCTTCAATGAGGACATTGCCGCTTTTGCCAAGCAG gtCCGCTCCGAGAGGCCCCTCTTCTCCTCCAACCCGGAGCTGGACAATCTG atgatccAGGCCATCCAGGTGCTCCGGTTCCACctgctggagctggagaag GTCCACGACCTGTGCGACAACTTCTGTCATCGCTACATCACCTGCCTCAAGGGAAAGATGCCCATCGACCTGGTCATCGAGGATCGGGACGGCGGCTGCAGGGAGGACCTCGAGGACTACCcggcctcctgccccagcctcccgGATCAG ACTAACACATGGATTAGAGACCATGAGGACAGTGGGTCTGTACATTTGGGGACCCCGGGTCCATCCAGTGGTGGCCTGGCCTCCCAGAGTGGGGACAACTCTAGTGACCAAG GAGACGGACTGGACACAAGCGTGGCCTCTCCCAGTTCTGGGGGAGAGGACGAGGAGCTGGACCAGGAGCGGCGTCGGAACAAGAAGCGGGGCATCTTCCCCAAGGTGGCCACCAACATCATGAGAGCCTGGCTGTTCCAGCACCTCTCG ATGACAGGCCAGGCCTTGGGGATCGGATGGCGGCCCGGCAGGCAGGGTGACTCTCGCTGGTGGTCACAGCACCCGTACCCCTCGGAGGAGCAGAAGAAACAGCTGGCGCAGGACACGGGGCTCACGATTCTGCAAGTCAACAACTG GTTCATTAACGCCCGGAGACGCATCGTGCAACCCATGATCGATCAATCCAACCGCACAG GGCAGGGTGCAGCCTTCAGCCCAGAGGGCCAGCCCGTAGGGGGCTACACGGAGACTCAGCCACACATGACTGTGAGGCCGCCAG GGTCAATGGGGATGAGTTTGAACTTAGAAGGAGAGTGGCATTATCTATAG
- the MEIS3 gene encoding homeobox protein Meis3 isoform X5: MARRYDELPHYPGIVDGTAALAGFSEAVPTAPRAPGPYGPHRPPQPPPLGLDSDGLKREKDEIYGCATPHQACAGRAGDEGREGASQCPPWPLSSSQVRSERPLFSSNPELDNLMIQAIQVLRFHLLELEKGKMPIDLVIEDRDGGCREDLEDYPASCPSLPDQTNTWIRDHEDSGSVHLGTPGPSSGGLASQSGDNSSDQGDGLDTSVASPSSGGEDEELDQERRRNKKRGIFPKVATNIMRAWLFQHLSMTGQALGIGWRPGRQGDSRWWSQHPYPSEEQKKQLAQDTGLTILQVNNWFINARRRIVQPMIDQSNRTGQGAAFSPEGQPVGGYTETQPHMTVRPPGSMGMSLNLEGEWHYL, from the exons TACGATGAGCTGCCTCACTACCCAGGCATCGTGGATGgcactgcagccctggctggcTTCTCGGAGGCAGTGCCCACAGCACCGAGAGCCCCGGGGCCCTACGGCCCCCACCGGcctcctcagccccctcccctgggcttGGACAGTGATGGcctgaagagagagaaggacGAGATCTATGG GTGTGCAACCCCTCATCAGGCGTGCGCCGGGCGAGCCGGCGATGAGGGGCGGGAGGGAGCCTCCCAGTGccctccctggcctctctcttcctcccaggtCCGCTCCGAGAGGCCCCTCTTCTCCTCCAACCCGGAGCTGGACAATCTG atgatccAGGCCATCCAGGTGCTCCGGTTCCACctgctggagctggagaag GGAAAGATGCCCATCGACCTGGTCATCGAGGATCGGGACGGCGGCTGCAGGGAGGACCTCGAGGACTACCcggcctcctgccccagcctcccgGATCAG ACTAACACATGGATTAGAGACCATGAGGACAGTGGGTCTGTACATTTGGGGACCCCGGGTCCATCCAGTGGTGGCCTGGCCTCCCAGAGTGGGGACAACTCTAGTGACCAAG GAGACGGACTGGACACAAGCGTGGCCTCTCCCAGTTCTGGGGGAGAGGACGAGGAGCTGGACCAGGAGCGGCGTCGGAACAAGAAGCGGGGCATCTTCCCCAAGGTGGCCACCAACATCATGAGAGCCTGGCTGTTCCAGCACCTCTCG ATGACAGGCCAGGCCTTGGGGATCGGATGGCGGCCCGGCAGGCAGGGTGACTCTCGCTGGTGGTCACAGCACCCGTACCCCTCGGAGGAGCAGAAGAAACAGCTGGCGCAGGACACGGGGCTCACGATTCTGCAAGTCAACAACTG GTTCATTAACGCCCGGAGACGCATCGTGCAACCCATGATCGATCAATCCAACCGCACAG GGCAGGGTGCAGCCTTCAGCCCAGAGGGCCAGCCCGTAGGGGGCTACACGGAGACTCAGCCACACATGACTGTGAGGCCGCCAG GGTCAATGGGGATGAGTTTGAACTTAGAAGGAGAGTGGCATTATCTATAG
- the MEIS3 gene encoding homeobox protein Meis3 isoform X4: MARRYDELPHYPGIVDGTAALAGFSEAVPTAPRAPGPYGPHRPPQPPPLGLDSDGLKREKDEIYGHPLFPLLALVFEKCELATCSPRDVAGAGLGTPPGGDVCSSDSFNEDIAAFAKQVRSERPLFSSNPELDNLMIQAIQVLRFHLLELEKVHDLCDNFCHRYITCLKGKMPIDLVIEDRDGGCREDLEDYPASCPSLPDQTNTWIRDHEDSGSVHLGTPGPSSGGLASQSGDNSSDQGDGLDTSVASPSSGGEDEELDQERRRNKKRGIFPKVATNIMRAWLFQHLSHPYPSEEQKKQLAQDTGLTILQVNNWFINARRRIVQPMIDQSNRTGQGAAFSPEGQPVGGYTETQPHMTVRPPGSMGMSLNLEGEWHYL, encoded by the exons TACGATGAGCTGCCTCACTACCCAGGCATCGTGGATGgcactgcagccctggctggcTTCTCGGAGGCAGTGCCCACAGCACCGAGAGCCCCGGGGCCCTACGGCCCCCACCGGcctcctcagccccctcccctgggcttGGACAGTGATGGcctgaagagagagaaggacGAGATCTATGG ACACCCGCTCTTCCCCCTGCTGGCCCTGGTCTTTGAGAAATGTGAACTGGCCACGTGCTCACCTCGTGACGTggccggggctgggctgggcacgCCCCCGGGCGGCGACGTCTGCTCCTCCGACTCCTTCAATGAGGACATTGCCGCTTTTGCCAAGCAG gtCCGCTCCGAGAGGCCCCTCTTCTCCTCCAACCCGGAGCTGGACAATCTG atgatccAGGCCATCCAGGTGCTCCGGTTCCACctgctggagctggagaag GTCCACGACCTGTGCGACAACTTCTGTCATCGCTACATCACCTGCCTCAAGGGAAAGATGCCCATCGACCTGGTCATCGAGGATCGGGACGGCGGCTGCAGGGAGGACCTCGAGGACTACCcggcctcctgccccagcctcccgGATCAG ACTAACACATGGATTAGAGACCATGAGGACAGTGGGTCTGTACATTTGGGGACCCCGGGTCCATCCAGTGGTGGCCTGGCCTCCCAGAGTGGGGACAACTCTAGTGACCAAG GAGACGGACTGGACACAAGCGTGGCCTCTCCCAGTTCTGGGGGAGAGGACGAGGAGCTGGACCAGGAGCGGCGTCGGAACAAGAAGCGGGGCATCTTCCCCAAGGTGGCCACCAACATCATGAGAGCCTGGCTGTTCCAGCACCTCTCG CACCCGTACCCCTCGGAGGAGCAGAAGAAACAGCTGGCGCAGGACACGGGGCTCACGATTCTGCAAGTCAACAACTG GTTCATTAACGCCCGGAGACGCATCGTGCAACCCATGATCGATCAATCCAACCGCACAG GGCAGGGTGCAGCCTTCAGCCCAGAGGGCCAGCCCGTAGGGGGCTACACGGAGACTCAGCCACACATGACTGTGAGGCCGCCAG GGTCAATGGGGATGAGTTTGAACTTAGAAGGAGAGTGGCATTATCTATAG
- the MEIS3 gene encoding homeobox protein Meis3 isoform X3 codes for MARRYDELPHYPGIVDGTAALAGFSEAVPTAPRAPGPYGPHRPPQPPPLGLDSDGLKREKDEIYGCATPHQACAGRAGDEGREGASQCPPWPLSSSQVRSERPLFSSNPELDNLMIQAIQVLRFHLLELEKVHDLCDNFCHRYITCLKGKMPIDLVIEDRDGGCREDLEDYPASCPSLPDQTNTWIRDHEDSGSVHLGTPGPSSGGLASQSGDNSSDQGDGLDTSVASPSSGGEDEELDQERRRNKKRGIFPKVATNIMRAWLFQHLSMTGQALGIGWRPGRQGDSRWWSQHPYPSEEQKKQLAQDTGLTILQVNNWFINARRRIVQPMIDQSNRTGQGAAFSPEGQPVGGYTETQPHMTVRPPGSMGMSLNLEGEWHYL; via the exons TACGATGAGCTGCCTCACTACCCAGGCATCGTGGATGgcactgcagccctggctggcTTCTCGGAGGCAGTGCCCACAGCACCGAGAGCCCCGGGGCCCTACGGCCCCCACCGGcctcctcagccccctcccctgggcttGGACAGTGATGGcctgaagagagagaaggacGAGATCTATGG GTGTGCAACCCCTCATCAGGCGTGCGCCGGGCGAGCCGGCGATGAGGGGCGGGAGGGAGCCTCCCAGTGccctccctggcctctctcttcctcccaggtCCGCTCCGAGAGGCCCCTCTTCTCCTCCAACCCGGAGCTGGACAATCTG atgatccAGGCCATCCAGGTGCTCCGGTTCCACctgctggagctggagaag GTCCACGACCTGTGCGACAACTTCTGTCATCGCTACATCACCTGCCTCAAGGGAAAGATGCCCATCGACCTGGTCATCGAGGATCGGGACGGCGGCTGCAGGGAGGACCTCGAGGACTACCcggcctcctgccccagcctcccgGATCAG ACTAACACATGGATTAGAGACCATGAGGACAGTGGGTCTGTACATTTGGGGACCCCGGGTCCATCCAGTGGTGGCCTGGCCTCCCAGAGTGGGGACAACTCTAGTGACCAAG GAGACGGACTGGACACAAGCGTGGCCTCTCCCAGTTCTGGGGGAGAGGACGAGGAGCTGGACCAGGAGCGGCGTCGGAACAAGAAGCGGGGCATCTTCCCCAAGGTGGCCACCAACATCATGAGAGCCTGGCTGTTCCAGCACCTCTCG ATGACAGGCCAGGCCTTGGGGATCGGATGGCGGCCCGGCAGGCAGGGTGACTCTCGCTGGTGGTCACAGCACCCGTACCCCTCGGAGGAGCAGAAGAAACAGCTGGCGCAGGACACGGGGCTCACGATTCTGCAAGTCAACAACTG GTTCATTAACGCCCGGAGACGCATCGTGCAACCCATGATCGATCAATCCAACCGCACAG GGCAGGGTGCAGCCTTCAGCCCAGAGGGCCAGCCCGTAGGGGGCTACACGGAGACTCAGCCACACATGACTGTGAGGCCGCCAG GGTCAATGGGGATGAGTTTGAACTTAGAAGGAGAGTGGCATTATCTATAG